The genomic stretch TCCAGACGACCTTCACCGGCCGGCCGACGGCTCGCGCGAGTCGCGCCGCCTCGACCGCGGCTTCGCCCGAGTGCTTGCCGCCGTAACCCGATCCCGTATCCGGAACGATGATACGCACACGATCCTCGTCCAGACCGAGCGCTCGGGCGACTTCGGTGCGTACGCCGAACGGGCGTTGCGTTCCCGTCCACACGGTCATCCGCCCGTCCTTCCACTCGGTCAGCGCGGCCCGCGGCTCGAGCGGCACGTGCGCGATGAACGCCACGGTGTAGGTGTGCTCGAGTGCGTGCGCCGCGCCCGCCAAACCTTCGGACACCGAGCCCGCCTCGTCCGCCGCTCGACCGCCCGCCTGCGCGGTCTGCCGTACGTGTTCCCACAGCCCGGCCGCGGACACCTGCGGAGAGGTGCGCCACTCGGCACGCACGCCTCCCAAAGCGTGCGCCGCGAGCGCGGGATCTTCGGTCACGATCCCGACGAAACTCCCATCGCGCACGACCTCGACACCCACCATGCCCTCGGCTGCGGACGTGTCGACGCGCACGAGACTCGCCCCGAAGGCGGCGGGCCGCACCACGCGACCGTGCACCATGTTCGGCAGGCGCATGTCCGACGTGAAGCGGTGCCGGCCCGTCACGAAGTCCCGCCCGTTCACCTTGGGAACCGACGTTCCCATCACCGTCCACGCCTGCGCGGACTTCGGGGCGACGTCGCCGTCGATCACCCGCGTGATCTCGCTCCCGCCGGTCAGCTCCCCGTAGGTCGAGGTCCGGCGGCCGTCGCGCGAGACGATCCGTCCGTCGGCGATCTCGAGCTCCGTGCGTGCGACCCGGAACCGCTCCACGGCGAGATCGAGGAGCGACTCGCGCGCGACTGAAGCCGCACGTCGCAACTGCAGGTTCATCTGCGGCGTGGTGAGACTGCCGAACGTGCCCCGGTCGAACGGCACCAGATCCGTGTCCGCCATGACGAGCCGGATCGATTCGACGGGCACCGAGAGTTCTTCGGCCACGCCTTGCGCGAGCGAGGTGCGGATGTTCTGCCCCACCTCGGTCTTCCCGGTGAAGACACTCACGACTCCGTCCTCACCGATGTGCAGCCAGCCGGCGACGGTTCTTTCGTCCAGCACGTCGGTGCGCAGGCCGGCGCTCGCGGCGGCACGAGCAGGCGTATCCGACACACGAATACACCAGAGCACCGCCAACCCGCCGCCGAGGCGGCGGAGGAAGGCGCGACGGTCGAGGCCACCGGCGGGCGTCGCAGAACGCGTCGTCACACCGCACCCCCCTTCATGACGCGCGCGGCGGACTCTATCGCGGCGACGATGCGCGGATACGCACAACACCGGCACACGTGCGGGTTCATGGCCCGGACGATCTCCGCCCGCGTGGGCGACGTGTTGCGCTCCAACAACGCGACCGCTCCCATGATCATCCCCGGCGTGCAGTAGCCGCACTGCAGCGCGTCCTCGTCGAGAAATGCCTGCTGAACCGGATGCAGCCGCCCCTCCCGCTCGAGACCTTCGATCGTGCGCACGTCGCGGCCCAAAACGACGCCGACCGGAGTCACGCACGCGCGTGTCGCGACGCCGTCGACCAGCACCGTGCATGCGCCGCACTGCGCCTCGCCGCAGCCGTACTTGGTCCCGGTCGACTCGAGGTCTTCGCGCAGGACGGTCAGCAGGTCGCGGGCGGGATCGGCACGCACCTCGCGTGCGGTGCCGTCGAGATTGAAGGGGATCGTTTCCGTCATCGAGTCTAGGGGTTGGGAACGAGGGAGCGCAGCACGGTCTCGTCGAGTCGACGCGTGTCAAACGAACCGTCGCATTCGTACCCCACGAGCGGAACTCGGGGGCGAATTCGAGGCGTTCCTTTTCTTCGATTCGGGTCCATACTGTAAGCCCACCCGGGACGGACGCGTTCTGCGCTTCGTCTCTCACCCCAACCGCGACGACGCCACGCAGCGCGCGACGACGCCGCATGCCACGCGATCCACCATGAACACATGCCTCCGGACTTCACACGTCCTGTTTCTCACGGCGGTTGTTCCCCTCGCCACCGTTCGGGCCCAATGGCCCCACCGAGTCGATCTCGACCTGCTCGCGACCACCACCGACACCTTCGCCTCCTCGCCTCACGTCGTCGCCGACGGCACGGGTGGCGTCTTCGCGGTCTGGGACGACAACCGCAATTCCGCCACGAGCGGGCGCGACATCTACGCGCAACACTACGACGCGAACGGCATCGCGAAGTGGACGCCCGGCGGGGTCGCCGTCTGCACTGCCGCGAACCGACAGAACGAGGCGCGCGTCGTCGCCGCGGGCGGCGGCTCGGTCTACGTCGTCTGGTCGGACGAACGCGGCAGCGCGAACAACGAACGCGTGTTCGCCCAATTGCTGAATGCCGAAGGCGAACCGCAATGGACGGCCGACGGCATCCGGATCGGCCCCAACGAATTCGACCAGTCCGACCTCGTCGCCATCGGCGACGGGGCGGGCGCGCTCCTCGTCGCCTGGGGCGAGGTGAGCAACAACTTCCGCACCTTCGTCCAGAAGGTCGACGCGACCGGCACCGGGCTTTGGGGCACCGGCGGCTTCGAGTTTTCGTCCGGCGTTTTCGAGGGCGCCTCCGTCTTCAATCTCGTGCCCGACGGCACCGGCGGCGTCGTGGCCGGATGGATACGCTTCGGCGACAACCCGCGCACCATCTACGCACGCCGCATCCTCGCCGCAGGCTCGGCCGCGTTCGATGCCGTCCCGTTCGGCGTCGACCTGCAGGCGCTCGGCAATTTCATCCCGATGGCGCCCGACGGCACCGGCGGAGCCTACCTCGGCTGGCAGGTCGACAACGGGGTGAACGACAACCTCTTCATCCAACGCGTCGACGGAACGGGTGCGCTCCCGTGGGGGACCGGCAGCAAACAACTCGTCGATGCACCCGGCGTGCAGGACAACCTGCACCTCGTCGCGGACGCGAGCGGCGGCGCCTTCCTCGTCTGGGACGATCCGCGGACCGGCGTCGACGACGTCTACGTCCAGCACGTCACGTCGATCGGCAGCTTCTCGCTCGCCGCGAACGGCATCCCCATCGCCACGCCGGCGGCGCAGCGGTTCTCCGCGCGGGCGATTCCCGACGACGCCGGAGGCGCGATCGTCTCGTATCGGCAGAACCAGGACGGAACGTTCGCCCAGCGTATCGACCATTCGGGTACGCGCCTCTGGGGATCCGACGGAAGCCATCTCACGGACAACGGCTCGGTCAACTTCCCCCACCTGACCGGCGACGGTGCCCAGGGCGCGATCCTCGGCGTGCTCGCCTTCACCGAAGGCAACCGTCCCGCGCTCAAGCGCGTGCTCGCATCCGGCGAGTTACCCACCTCCAGACTCGTCAACATCTCCACGCGGGCTTTCGTCGGCACCGGCGGTGCCCAAGCGATCCCCGGCTTCGTCATTGGCGGCAGCGGGTCGAAGCAGGTGCTCGTCCGCGCCGTCGGGCCCACGCTCGGGCTGCATGGTGTCGCCGAGCCCCTGCCCGATCCGTTCCTCACGCTCTTCGACAAGAACGACGTAGCGATACTCTCGCGCGACGATTGGGGCGCGGGACCCGACGTGGCGTTGATCGAATCCACGGCCCTGACGGTCGGTGCCTTCGATCTGCCGGCGGGGAGCAAGGACGCCGCGATCGTCTCGACTCTCGCAGCCGAGCGACACACGGCCGGCGTCACCGGCGTGGCGGACGGGACCGGCGTGGCCCTGGTCGAAATCTACGACGCGGATCCGCTCGATGCGCCGACCCGGCTCGTGAATCTCTCCTCGCGCGTCTTCGTCGGCACGGGCGAACAGGTGGCGATCCCCGGCTTCGTCGTCGTCGGGCCGGCCACGATCCAGCTCCTGATCCGGGCCGTCGGACCGACGCTGGAGGAGAACGGCGTCGCCGGCGCGTTGGCCGACCCCATCCTCACGCTCTACGATGCGGACGACATGGCCTTCGCCAGCAACGACGACTGGGGCTCGGTCGGAGCCACCCAACGCAACATCGTGACCGCGGCGACCCTCGCCGTCGGAGCCTTCGAGTTGGAAACCACCAGTAAGGACTCGACGTTGTTGGTGACTCTGGCGCCCGGCAAATACACCGCCGGGGTCGTCGGCGCCGATGGCGGCACCGGCATCTGCCTCGTGGAACTCTACGTCGTGCCTTGATGGATACGAGCGACCCGGCTCCGAAGCACGAGCCGTGTCGAGGGAAGGATCCCGGCGTCGGAACTGCCGACGCCGGGTGTGCGAGTACAATGCGGTCCCGTGCGCGCAATGCGCCTCAGGGCGCGGGCATCGAGAGCTCGGCGTTGCCGTTGAGCGTGAGGCGGTCGGCGGCGACGACGCCGGTGATCACGCTGTTGCCGTTGACCATGATCGTGCCGGACGGGGCCGACACGTAGCCGTGCAGGTCTCCGCCGCCGTTCAGGGTCAGCCCGCCGTTGAAGACGTCGAGCGTGAGCCACTGGGGTTGCGCGGCGTTGCCGACGACGCCGCCGTTCACGCTCAGCCCGTTGCCGAGCACGACGATCACCGGACCGACCACCTGCACTTGGGCCGACCCGTTGAGCACGAGGCGGGAGAAGCGGTAGACCGAAGGCTGCGTGGCTCCGACGACACCGAGGACGAAGCCGCCGCCGTTGGCGGTGAAGTCGCCGTAGGTACCCGCCGGCACCGCGATCGGACCGACCTTGTTGTTCAGGGTCAGGTTTCGAAGCGTGGCCCAGTCGCCGACGCTCTGGCTCGCGTTGTTCAGGTGCACGGTGCGCGTGCCGGTCGGTGCGCTCGGTGCCGACACGACGGGCAGCGGCACCGAATCGGAGCGACGCACGACGTGTTGCAGGGCGACGGCGCCGTTGAGCGTCACGTTGTAGTTGGACGGTGAATACGAGCCGGTTCCGTCGAGCGTGCCACCGTAGGTCGGACGTCCGTTCTGCACGACGTTCGGCGTTCCGGGCACGAAGAGGCTGCCGGTCACGGCGGTGTTGCCGTTCAGCGCGAACGAGCCGCCGGTCATGATCCGGAGCGAGCCCACGACGTCCGCGCTGTTGAGCGAGGGTGCGCGGCGGAGGAGCGAAACGTCGGCGATGGCGAGCGTCGCGGACGCACTCGGGGTGGTGCCGGCCGCGTTGGTCACCTCCACGTAGTAGCTGCCGATGTCGGCCGCGCGGACGTTGGAAACCGTCAGCGTGGAGTCGTTCGCGCCGGGGATGGCGGTGCCGTCCTTGAACCATTGATACGTCGGCGACGGCGATTCGGCCACGACGACGGAGAACGTCGCGGTGCCGCCCATCAAGACGGTCGCATTCTGCGGCGAGTCGAGGACGATGGGCGGTCCGAAGACGCGGAACGTGACCGCACCGGCATCGACCGTGAACTCGCCCGAGAGCCCGGGAGCGAGCGTGTCGAAGGTGAAGTCCGTCGCGGTGAAGTCGGTCGAACCGAACGTGACCAACGTGTAGACGACGTCGGCCGCGATGCCGCTGCCTGCGTTGAAGACGAACTCGTGCGGCTCGTCACCGCCCTTGGCGAAGGCGCCGGTCACGGCGAGGCGGTTGGAATCGGCGTCGAGGTCGTAGGCGAGCGCACCGCCGGCGTTCCACGTCAGCGAAGCGACGCTCAACTGCGTGCCCGCTGTCGCGGTGCCCGACATGATCGCGCCTCCGGAGTTCAGCACGACTGCGCGGTCGACGCTGCCGGCACCACTGAGCAGACCACCGGCCTCGACCACGAGGTCGGCACCGGGACCGATCGCGCCGGCCACTTCGAGGTCGCCCGCGCTCACGACGACGCCACCGGTGAAGGTGTTCGTGCCGCCGAGCGTGAGCCGGCCGGCACCCGTCTTGGTGAAACCACCGGCACCGCCGAGGGCACCGGTCAACGCGATGTCGAACGGCGCGTCCGTCGCGTCCGCCGCACGGAGCGCGATGTTTCCACCCGAGACGAGGTTCATCGGCACGGAGGAAGACCACGTGGCTTTTGCACCGAGGATGCCGCTCTGGAGGTTGATGTTCGTCGTCGGCGTGCCGGTGCGGACGAGTCCGCCGGAGCCGAGGTAGAGCACACCACCGCGCACGTTGACGGTGGCGCTACCGGTCGCGACGCCGGATGCACCGATCGAGAGTATCTCTGTCGTGGTCGTGCCTCCGTCGAAGTTGGCGACGGTCGTGTTGCGATCACGTCGAGTCAGGATGATGCCCTCCGCCGTGTCGGTCACGACGAGCGTGGCGTCGTCGATCACGCGCATGGCACCGCCGCGCGTGCTGTTGTTGAGATCGCCCACGCGCACCGGTCCGTTGACGAGGAGGTTGCCGGTACCTTCCACGGACATGACGCCGTTGGAGTTGTTGGTGCCGAGTCCGACGATGCCGTTCACCGTGACGTCACCTCCGGCGACGATGAAGCCCGCGCCGAAGTTGAGGTTGTTGTCGTTGCTGCGCGGCAGGTTGACGCCGGTGGCCGTGACGGTGCCGCCGTTGATGCGGATGCGTCCACCGGCCGAGTTGCTGGTGGCGAGCGTGGCGAACGTGCCGACGCCGGAGTCGACCACGAACTCGGAGTTGCCGCCCGCATTGACGGTCAACGTGCCGGTCGCAGTGAGGTTGCCGCCCGCGAGATTGAGGCGTGAACCGCCGGAGGCGATCGTCGCGCCGGAGACCGTGAGCGAGGAGCCGGGATCGAGGCGCAACGTGCCGCCGCCGCCGACGCTCAAGGCGCCGGAGAGCGAGTTGGGCTTGGTCAGCACGAGCGGGCCGGAGCCGAGTTTGCTCAACCCTTGGTTGCCGGCGAGCGCCACGTCGAGCGTGACGGTCGCGCCGAGGCCGAGCGGAGCGACCGTGATCGTTGGCGTGCCTCCGAGGGTCGCCAACGTGAGGGTGTTCGTCTCGACACCGAAGTCGCCGACGATCCAGTCGGCGGGCGTGCCGATGTCGGAGTCGCCGAACACGAGGTTGCCGAGAGTGCGGGGCGAGTCGAGGCGCACGAAAACGTCTTCGTCGATCTCGAGCGTGGAGAAGTCGGCGAGTCTTCCGACGGTGTCCGCGACGACGCCGTTGGCCCAGTTGACGTTGTCGCTCCACAGCCCGCCGCTCGTGCTGCGCAACCACACGCCGTCGCCGACGAGCGCGCGGGTGTAGACTTGGCCGGAGGTGAAGTCGGCGGCGAGGGCGTTGCCCGCCGTGTCTGCGAGCGCGGCACTCGCCGCGAGCACGTCGAGACGCACCGTGCCCTCACCCACGAGATCGATCACCACGTCGAAGACCGCCGGACCGGCCGGGACGACGTCGACGATCGTTCCGCTCAGCCCGAGACCGTAAACCGGCGTGAACGACGATGCGGAAACACCGCTCATCGGTTCGGTGAACGTCGCGCGGAACGTGATGCTCGCCGCCGTGCTCGTGGCCGCGGTGGGGCTTTGTCGCACGATCGACGCGACGGCGGGAGCGACTGTGTCGATCGTGACGAGAAGACTCGGCGACGAGGCACTCGTGCCGCTCGCGTTGCTCGCCGAGGCGGAGAAGGCGTAGAAGCCATCGGCCAACACCGTGCCGGTGTAGTCGAAACTCCACGCGCCGGAACCGTCCGCGGTGGTCGAGCCGAGTACGGCGCCGCCGATCTGCCGCAACGTCACCGTGTCGCCCGCGCCCGCGGTGCCGGAGAAGACGAGCGTAGTGTCGGAGGTGATACCGTCCGAGGCGGAGGCGCCCGTGTCGTCGGCGATACCCGTGACGACGGGTGTGGTGATCGCGGTGTTCACGTCGACCACGGCGGAAAGTGGACCGGTGTTGCCCGCGACGTCCGTCGCCGTGGCGGTGAAGACGTGAGGCTCGGCGCTCAACGGCGCGCCCGCGTACACGAGCGTCCAGTTGCCGGCGGCATCGGCGGTCGTGGTGCCGAGGTCGGTGACACCGTCGGCGATCACGGTGACGACGCCGTTCGCTTCGGCGGTGCCGACGAAGACGAGTTCCCCACCCTCGTCCGCTACGTCGGCGAGCACGGGCGCGGCGGGCGGCGTGACGTCGATCTCGACGACGAACGGAGGATTGGTCGGCGCACCGGTGATGCCGTCGCCGTTCGTGGCCGTGGCGCTGAAGAGCGCGAAACCCTCGGGCAGCGAGGTGCCCGTGTAGTCCAGACTCCATGCGCCCGAGCCGTCGGCGGTCGTGGTGCCGGCGATGCCGACTCCGAGATGCGTGACCGTGACGGTCGCGTTCGGTTCCGAGGTGCCGTGCAGCACGAGGGTCTGGTCGTTCGTGATCTGGTCGACGGCCGACGTGCCGGTATCGGCGGTGACGCCGGTGAACACCGGCGCGGCGGGTCCGAGGAGGACGTCGAGCGAAGTCACGATGTTCGGCACGGGAGGCGCGCCCATGCCGTCGCCGAGGAAGAAGCCCGGATGCGGCGGCTGGTTGTATCCAGTATTCTGAGACACGATCGCCTGCCGGTACTGCCGGTCGTGCATCAACGTGTAGATGCGATGGCTGGTCGGAATCGTGGTGGTGTAGATGCGCACCGCGTCGTTGGTGCTCTCGCGCCAGATCACCTCTTCACGCCAGTCTCCGAAGACGTCGGCTTGGAGCGACGGGTTGGACTTGGTGCCGTTGTTGGAAAGGATGCCCGGAGGCGCGAAGATCGTGGTTTCGGCCCCGGCGTTCCAGTCCCACTTGCGGATGGAGACGTTGTCGAGCAACTCGCGCAAGAGGTCGCCGTCCCACCAGACGACGTGGTTGATCGAGCTCGGTTTCGTCGGTGCGACCGGCACGGCACGCGGGCCGAGCACGGCGTTGGGCGTGAAGTTCCGCACGTTGTAGAGCGAACCTCCCGCGCCGCTCGAGCCCCAGAACTCGTAGCCGCGGAAACGCGGATCGATGTCGGCTGCGACACCGCGCCCCACGTCGCCGCTGCCCTGGACGCCGGCCACGAGTTGACCCGAAACGCCGTCGTCGACGGAAAGCGCGTTGGGACCATAGGAACCGGGGGATTCGTGCGGCATGAAAACCAGTTGTCCTGCGCGATCCGGATCCATCTGCGAGACGTGCAAGGCGTCGCCGTGTCCCCACGTGGGCCGGTCGATCAAGGTGCCGTCGTGTCGCACCCAGACCTGCCCGTAAACGATCTCGTCGCGGCCGTCGCCGTCGAGGTCCGCGGCGACCGCCGAGTGTGCACCCGAGCCGCCAACCGTGGCCACCTGCCAGAGCGGCGTGAGCACGCCGTCACGGAAGTTCCACGCGGCCAATGCCACGCGACCGGGATGGCCCGATTGTCCGCCCGCGTAGCCTCGTCCCATGACGATGCTCGGGCGCTGGCCGTCGAGATACGCCACGCCCGGCGAGTAGTGGCGTCCTTGGCGGTTTCCGAACGAGTCGCCCCAGATGTCGAAGAGCTGCTGCGAGGTGGGAAAGTCGAGTTCGGGATGGCGGTTGGGTTCGTAGCGCGTCGAGGTGATCTCCGCGCCGGTGAGTCCGTCGAAGATGGTGAGAAACTCCGGACCGACGAGCGCACGTCCGTTGGTGGGATAGCTGCGACGATCCGCGGTGTGGTCGACCACGCTCGGATACGTGCCTTGGAACTTGGCCGGATCGGCGACGAAGGCGCCCACGCCGTCGCGGGTGCCTTCCGCCGTGCGCATGAAAACTTCGGCCAAACCGTCGCCGTCGAGATCGTAGACGAAGAACGGTGTGTCGTGCGGGCCCGCACGGACGTTCACGCCGAGGTCGATGCGCCAGAGAAACGTGCCGTCGAGTCGGTAGCCGTCGATGTAGGTGTTGCCGGTGAAACCGTCGTTGGAGGAATCGCGCGCATTGGACGGTTCCCACTTGATGACGAGTTCGTATTCACCGTCGCCGTCGAGGTCGCCGACGCTGGCGTCGTTGGGGCTGTAGGAGTGCGCTCCCGCGGGAGACGTGCCGTCGGCCGGGCGCTGCAACGGCACGCGCAGATACTGCTGCGTCGGCGCGTTGGCGGGCAGGGTGAAGCTCGCGCTCGTCGGCTGCTCGACGCCGAAGAAGATCGCGGCCACGGAGTAACTGTTCGTCTGCGAGAGATCCGCGCTCGCATCGACGAAGTGGGAGGTACTCGCGAGTGGTGCGCCGTTGAGCAACACCGGTGCGCCACTGCCCGTGGAACGGTAGAGGTTGAAGGTCACGTCGACGGGGTCCGTCCCGAGGACGCGCCAACTCACGAACGTTTCCGTAGGACTCGTGCGCACGGCGACGACACCGCGACCGAGATCTTCCAACAACGAGGGCGCGGCGGCCGTAGCCGACGTCCCGAGTGCGAGCGCGAAGAGGCCCGCGAACAGAGCGTTCCTGATCAAGTGCATCGTGGAACCAAGCGAGGGGGGATGGTTGTGGGGGCGAGGTAGGCGGGCTGGTCCGCCTGCTCGAGAAGACGTATCCGTCGCGGGCGACGAAGCGCTCGAAACGCATGCGACTACGGGCAAGGAGCGGACGACCGGGGTGTGATCACGTCACCACGACGAGGAGACGAATCCTCGTGGAAGCGGACGCGAAAACGCCGCGACCCAAACGTGCCGTCAACCGTTCGCAACGCGCCGCGGAATCCACCAGTAAGAACCCGAACGATCACACGAAACGAACGTCTCCGTGCCGCGCACCTCGCGCGCTCCGCGCGACCTCGGCGTCCGAGTTCGCCGCGTTCACGACCGCCGCGTCGCGTGCATCCATCCGCCCGATACGCGCGA from Opitutales bacterium ASA1 encodes the following:
- a CDS encoding (2Fe-2S)-binding protein → MTETIPFNLDGTAREVRADPARDLLTVLREDLESTGTKYGCGEAQCGACTVLVDGVATRACVTPVGVVLGRDVRTIEGLEREGRLHPVQQAFLDEDALQCGYCTPGMIMGAVALLERNTSPTRAEIVRAMNPHVCRCCAYPRIVAAIESAARVMKGGAV